The following coding sequences lie in one Calidithermus timidus DSM 17022 genomic window:
- a CDS encoding S-layer homology domain-containing protein has protein sequence MRKKLVIMLAGLLTVLSMGFGAAQFSDVPAGHWAQEAVEAITARGIIVGFPDGTFRGNENLTRYQAALIIYRLLQQLEAEKGKGPTTEAVTAMTEEEKAALQNAVQELAAELAALGVRVSALEDNAATKDDIAALQAQIDELKGAQAPTGEAMDQQALQDLADRVEAASVAADTALAQAQELGGRLDAVEGDVAALKSEVEANADSISSLNELAVLLNQDVLSLQDRVTAVEKALADLQGQPAIDLSQYATLEDVAALQEFASALRTDLVSLSEKVSALETAVSGLDKRVAALEGYKFTLTGNLTARYGYSYTTGANYDIERLYPNVWGDYTWDANDDGQTIDNPDFFSGGDTRARAILTFSVKRTPVGTGSGFNLDEARAQLRFTQDGAVRLEDNAIQVLLVNLAGNIDSQPFTLRYSRFNDFKFTDYFMSNADPNYTGGLGRGARVTFEANKFFLSPKLTVVMGSTANNSGTGFGSDPSAVNDYFGLRSVYNLLGLNVGLNYAEYNTRNTDGTGRAGFAVDWNGKALGFLNLKGEYVATKPTSLPNWDFSNDLIVDQAFYVQPSISLGPITIEANYRAIDPNFNASGYNANNAGLSIDFQTSRNDTRPYSNNERGYGAKLTLGLGFITVSGLYDHDADFYDSSSSVVNSLGGDITANLFAGFSAMGYFYNATDASGTLLPSSDRFDSKYGLKLSHDGKADNAFIKGLNLGVEYRQIETAAAGDYDRGDILVNADLDTKLGPIAIKPGFYFDAASGSASGSALKFGVQLTTDPLNLGFLKPNLTGAYVQRTSNIGSSRGETYYNFGLGLTDFLAAGAKLNVTYASYSGTGLSSASATAGVENHLFDYTTSYIYSDDTTGSTINFELRGLYVNYTYGGFGVFAHWGDLVNSTAGTQTPSYGFRISYSYSF, from the coding sequence ATGAGGAAGAAGCTAGTCATCATGTTGGCCGGTCTCCTGACCGTGCTCTCCATGGGCTTCGGCGCAGCTCAGTTCTCCGACGTTCCCGCCGGACACTGGGCTCAGGAAGCCGTGGAGGCCATCACGGCTCGGGGGATCATCGTTGGTTTCCCCGACGGCACCTTCCGGGGCAACGAGAACCTGACCCGCTATCAGGCCGCCCTGATCATCTACCGCCTCCTGCAGCAGCTCGAGGCTGAGAAGGGCAAAGGGCCCACCACCGAGGCCGTGACGGCCATGACCGAGGAGGAGAAGGCCGCGCTGCAAAACGCCGTTCAGGAGCTGGCCGCCGAGCTGGCCGCCTTGGGCGTGCGCGTGTCGGCCCTCGAGGACAACGCCGCCACCAAGGATGACATCGCCGCCCTGCAGGCCCAGATCGACGAGCTGAAGGGTGCCCAGGCCCCCACCGGGGAAGCGATGGACCAGCAGGCCCTGCAAGACCTGGCCGACCGGGTGGAGGCCGCCTCCGTAGCTGCCGATACCGCCCTGGCCCAGGCCCAGGAGCTGGGTGGGCGTCTTGACGCCGTCGAAGGCGACGTGGCCGCGCTCAAGAGCGAAGTCGAGGCCAACGCCGACAGCATCTCGTCCCTCAACGAGCTGGCGGTGCTGCTGAACCAGGACGTGCTCTCCCTGCAGGACCGCGTGACCGCGGTGGAGAAGGCCCTGGCCGATCTCCAGGGTCAGCCGGCCATCGACCTCAGCCAGTACGCCACCCTCGAGGACGTCGCCGCGCTGCAGGAGTTCGCCTCGGCCCTGCGCACCGACCTCGTCTCCCTCTCCGAGAAGGTGAGCGCGCTCGAGACCGCCGTGTCGGGCTTGGACAAGCGCGTGGCCGCACTGGAAGGGTACAAGTTCACCCTCACTGGTAACCTGACCGCCCGCTACGGCTACAGCTACACCACCGGGGCCAACTACGACATCGAGCGTCTGTACCCCAACGTCTGGGGTGACTACACCTGGGACGCCAATGACGATGGGCAAACCATCGACAACCCCGACTTCTTCAGCGGCGGCGATACCCGCGCCCGTGCTATCCTGACCTTCAGCGTCAAGCGGACTCCCGTAGGCACTGGCAGTGGCTTCAACCTCGACGAGGCTCGTGCCCAGCTGCGCTTTACCCAGGATGGGGCTGTTCGTCTGGAGGACAATGCCATTCAGGTGTTGCTGGTCAACTTGGCCGGTAACATCGACAGCCAGCCCTTCACCCTCCGCTACTCCCGCTTCAACGACTTCAAGTTCACCGACTACTTCATGTCCAACGCCGACCCCAACTACACCGGCGGTCTAGGGCGTGGAGCCAGGGTGACCTTTGAAGCCAACAAGTTTTTCCTGAGCCCCAAGCTCACCGTGGTGATGGGCAGCACTGCTAATAACAGCGGCACGGGCTTCGGTAGTGACCCCTCGGCGGTGAACGACTACTTCGGCCTGCGCTCGGTCTACAACCTGCTCGGTCTCAACGTGGGCCTGAACTACGCCGAGTACAACACCCGCAACACCGACGGCACCGGGCGTGCAGGCTTCGCGGTGGACTGGAACGGCAAAGCGTTGGGCTTCTTGAACCTGAAGGGTGAGTACGTCGCTACCAAGCCGACCAGTCTCCCCAACTGGGACTTCTCCAACGACCTCATCGTTGACCAGGCCTTCTACGTCCAGCCCAGCATCTCCTTGGGCCCCATCACCATCGAGGCGAACTACCGCGCCATTGACCCGAACTTCAATGCGAGCGGCTACAACGCCAACAACGCCGGTCTGTCGATCGACTTCCAGACCAGCCGCAACGACACGCGTCCTTACAGCAACAACGAGCGCGGCTACGGTGCGAAGCTTACCCTGGGTCTGGGCTTCATCACCGTCAGCGGTTTGTACGACCACGATGCGGACTTCTACGACAGCTCCAGCAGCGTTGTGAACAGCCTGGGTGGGGACATTACCGCCAACCTTTTCGCTGGCTTCAGCGCGATGGGCTACTTCTACAACGCTACCGACGCCAGTGGTACCCTGCTGCCTAGCAGCGACCGCTTCGACAGCAAGTACGGTCTCAAGCTCTCTCACGATGGCAAGGCCGATAACGCCTTCATTAAGGGCTTGAACCTGGGCGTCGAGTACAGGCAAATCGAAACGGCTGCTGCGGGTGACTACGACCGCGGCGACATCCTGGTCAACGCCGACCTCGACACCAAACTCGGTCCCATCGCCATCAAGCCCGGTTTCTACTTCGACGCGGCAAGCGGCAGCGCCAGCGGCTCTGCCCTGAAGTTCGGCGTACAGCTCACGACCGACCCCTTGAACCTGGGCTTCCTCAAGCCCAACCTGACGGGCGCCTACGTGCAGCGTACCTCCAACATCGGCTCCTCCCGTGGTGAAACCTACTACAACTTCGGGCTGGGCCTGACCGACTTCTTGGCTGCAGGTGCCAAGCTCAACGTCACCTACGCCTCCTATAGCGGCACGGGCCTCAGCAGCGCTTCCGCTACAGCCGGCGTGGAGAACCACCTCTTCGACTACACCACCAGCTACATCTACTCCGACGATACCACAGGCTCTACCATCAACTTCGAGCTGCGCGGCCTGTACGTCAACTACACCTACGGCGGCTTCGGGGTCTTCGCACACTGGGGCGACTTGGTGAACAGCACTGCTGGCACTCAGACCCCTAGCTACGGCTTCCGCATCTCCTACAGCTACTCCTTCTAA
- a CDS encoding E3 binding domain-containing protein — MSDPQITPLARRLAEENGINWRSLTGSGPDGTIVERDILAYLAKVMAGEITLPPAPDPGPPMPAPAEVPSFAQAQAALEREGISLGELVPEPQVADELDFELDLDLSTTQESFSPAPASPEPEPTPPPSFSKPLEAWEAPSAPEPELSWEPAEPSIPPAPSWPLPSEPAGAAPAEPMPAPTWEMAAPVAEPEAGPAPEPAPAAMPDLPPLPSFEPPAPAMAVTPEAEAEPVVAPAPVPVPVARVQLRQRLINLAAAREAAETLSQAWRQEVDLAVLLYRAADKALSDLDIAQLALKGELEGDSLKGYRVAPAHTLRGTLENLAAAREAADGLVILALEGDELVLFPGAEVLALSQPSEGQALLSYSGSLAAAKAGALLERVSYYLERPILLA; from the coding sequence ATGAGCGATCCGCAGATCACGCCTTTGGCCCGTCGCCTGGCTGAAGAGAACGGCATCAACTGGCGCAGCCTCACGGGCAGCGGTCCCGATGGAACCATCGTCGAGCGCGACATCCTGGCCTATCTGGCCAAGGTGATGGCCGGTGAAATCACCCTTCCCCCCGCCCCCGACCCCGGCCCCCCAATGCCGGCCCCTGCCGAGGTTCCCAGCTTTGCCCAGGCCCAGGCCGCCCTCGAGCGCGAGGGGATCAGCCTGGGGGAGCTGGTGCCCGAGCCTCAGGTGGCCGACGAGCTGGACTTCGAGCTCGACCTCGACCTGTCCACCACCCAGGAAAGCTTCTCCCCGGCCCCCGCCTCCCCCGAGCCCGAGCCGACGCCGCCCCCCAGCTTTTCCAAACCCCTCGAGGCCTGGGAAGCCCCCTCGGCCCCCGAGCCCGAGCTGAGTTGGGAGCCAGCGGAGCCCAGTATTCCCCCGGCCCCCTCCTGGCCCCTGCCCAGCGAGCCCGCTGGCGCTGCCCCGGCAGAACCCATGCCTGCCCCCACTTGGGAGATGGCCGCGCCCGTGGCTGAGCCCGAAGCTGGGCCAGCCCCCGAGCCCGCTCCTGCGGCCATGCCCGACCTACCTCCCTTGCCGAGCTTCGAGCCCCCAGCGCCCGCCATGGCCGTGACCCCGGAGGCCGAAGCCGAGCCTGTTGTGGCGCCCGCCCCAGTCCCTGTGCCAGTGGCTCGAGTCCAGCTGCGCCAGCGGCTGATTAACCTGGCCGCTGCCCGCGAAGCCGCCGAAACCCTCAGCCAGGCCTGGCGGCAGGAGGTGGACCTCGCCGTCTTGCTCTACCGCGCTGCCGACAAGGCCCTGTCCGACCTCGACATCGCTCAGCTCGCCCTCAAGGGCGAGCTCGAGGGCGACAGCCTCAAGGGCTACCGCGTGGCACCCGCCCACACCCTGCGCGGCACCCTGGAAAACCTGGCCGCCGCCCGCGAAGCCGCCGACGGCCTGGTGATCTTGGCGCTCGAGGGCGACGAGCTGGTGCTGTTCCCCGGCGCCGAGGTGCTCGCCCTCTCCCAGCCCAGCGAAGGTCAGGCCCTGCTCTCCTACAGCGGCAGCCTCGCCGCCGCCAAGGCCGGTGCCCTGCTCGAGCGCGTGAGCTACTACCTCGAGCGGCCCATCCTGCTGGCCTGA
- a CDS encoding aminopeptidase produces MERAFAQLLADYCLEARPGQNVLIEAQTPALPLLQALNPLLLERGAYPLILLEYPGQQRDFLLRGGEWLERIPPTRRALMEQADASLRIQSLENPLELSDVPSAVLSRWQKAWRPLSELRLKKRWSLTLYPTPGYAQQAGMSSVKFREMVEQALFLQHPDPVAAWRELSAFQAALIKRLEKVSQIRIEAPGTELHLWVEGRSWVNSDGKRNMPSGEVFTGPWEDSAEGEVRFNLPAVVSGKRVEGVYLRFERGRVVEARAEQGEEYLLGMLEADPGARFLGELGIGTNYGIQQPTGIVLFDEKIGGSVHLALGNSYPETGGTNRSAIHWDLVLDLRQGGRILADGEVLQEDGKFVGV; encoded by the coding sequence GTGGAACGAGCTTTTGCCCAACTCCTGGCCGACTACTGCCTCGAGGCCCGGCCCGGCCAGAACGTGCTCATCGAGGCCCAGACCCCCGCCCTGCCCCTGTTGCAAGCCCTCAACCCGCTGTTGCTCGAGCGCGGCGCCTACCCGCTGATCCTGCTGGAATACCCCGGCCAGCAGCGCGATTTCCTGCTCAGGGGCGGGGAGTGGCTCGAGCGCATCCCCCCCACCCGCCGCGCCCTTATGGAACAGGCCGACGCCTCCTTGCGCATCCAGAGCCTGGAGAACCCGCTCGAGCTCTCCGACGTGCCCAGCGCGGTGCTTTCCCGCTGGCAGAAGGCCTGGCGCCCTCTGAGCGAGTTGCGGCTGAAGAAGCGCTGGAGCTTGACCCTCTATCCCACCCCCGGCTACGCCCAGCAGGCCGGGATGAGCAGCGTGAAATTTCGCGAGATGGTCGAGCAGGCCCTGTTCCTGCAACACCCCGACCCGGTGGCGGCCTGGCGCGAACTCTCGGCCTTTCAGGCGGCCTTAATCAAACGTTTAGAAAAGGTGAGCCAGATCCGCATCGAAGCCCCCGGCACCGAGCTGCACCTGTGGGTGGAGGGCCGCAGCTGGGTCAACTCCGACGGCAAGCGCAACATGCCCAGCGGTGAGGTCTTCACCGGGCCCTGGGAGGACTCCGCCGAGGGCGAGGTGCGCTTCAACCTGCCCGCCGTGGTCTCGGGCAAGCGGGTGGAGGGGGTCTATCTGCGCTTCGAGCGGGGCCGGGTGGTGGAAGCCCGCGCCGAGCAGGGCGAGGAGTACCTGCTGGGGATGCTCGAGGCTGACCCCGGCGCCCGCTTCCTGGGCGAGCTGGGCATCGGCACCAACTACGGCATCCAACAGCCCACCGGCATCGTGCTCTTCGATGAGAAGATCGGCGGGAGCGTCCACCTGGCGCTGGGCAACAGCTACCCCGAGACCGGCGGCACCAACCGCTCGGCGATCCACTGGGACCTGGTGCTCGACCTGCGCCAGGGCGGGCGCATCCTGGCGGATGGGGAGGTGTTGCAGGAGGACGGGAAGTTCGTGGGGGTTTGA
- a CDS encoding M20 family metallo-hydrolase: MEVHVDIDRLSQELETLASFTDSPPPSVTRVLYTPTDLKAREYLKGLCREAGLEVREDPLGNTFARWAGEDPQAGAVGTGSHIDAIPHAGRYDGTVGVLGGLEALRALKSAGFRPKRSLELLIFTSEEPTRFGIGCLGSRLLSGALSPEAARALRDSEGVGLEEARRQAGFGGELGRVPLPQGYYSAFVELHIEQGPLLEREGLPLGLVTAIAAPAAGWFELEGQGGHAGAVLMPDRKDAFTAAAELALAVEQAARESGSPDTVATTGICEVFPGAVNSIPSRVRLSLDLRDTRLETRDRAFAQIQQHAERIRRERGVEVRYTPTNADPPARCGLQVLEALRHAAQACGLPYLEMVSRAYHDSLFMARIAPTAMLFIPCKNGWSHRPDEYASPEHIEQGVRVLAHALAELAGS; this comes from the coding sequence ATGGAAGTTCACGTCGACATCGACCGCCTGAGCCAGGAGCTCGAGACCCTGGCTTCCTTCACCGACAGCCCGCCGCCCTCGGTGACGCGGGTGCTCTACACCCCTACCGACCTCAAGGCCCGCGAGTACCTCAAGGGCCTGTGCCGTGAGGCGGGGCTCGAGGTGCGCGAGGACCCGCTGGGCAACACCTTCGCCCGCTGGGCCGGGGAAGACCCCCAGGCGGGCGCGGTGGGCACCGGCTCGCACATCGACGCCATTCCCCACGCGGGCCGCTACGACGGCACGGTGGGGGTGCTGGGGGGCCTCGAGGCCCTGCGGGCGCTCAAGTCGGCGGGGTTCCGGCCCAAGCGCTCGCTCGAGCTGCTGATCTTCACCTCCGAGGAGCCCACCCGCTTCGGCATCGGCTGCCTGGGGAGCCGCCTGCTCTCGGGGGCCTTGAGCCCCGAGGCGGCCCGCGCCCTGAGGGATTCCGAGGGCGTCGGCCTGGAGGAGGCACGGCGGCAGGCGGGCTTCGGGGGGGAGCTGGGGCGGGTCCCCCTGCCCCAGGGCTACTACTCGGCCTTCGTCGAGCTGCACATCGAGCAAGGGCCGCTGCTCGAGCGCGAGGGCCTCCCGCTGGGCCTGGTGACGGCCATCGCGGCCCCGGCCGCGGGCTGGTTCGAGCTCGAGGGGCAGGGTGGCCACGCCGGGGCGGTGCTGATGCCCGACCGCAAGGACGCCTTCACCGCCGCCGCCGAGCTGGCGCTGGCCGTCGAGCAGGCCGCCCGCGAGAGCGGCAGCCCCGACACCGTCGCCACCACCGGCATTTGCGAGGTGTTCCCCGGCGCGGTCAACAGCATCCCCAGCCGGGTGCGGCTGAGCCTCGACCTGCGCGATACCCGCCTCGAGACCCGCGACCGCGCCTTTGCCCAGATCCAGCAGCACGCCGAGCGCATCCGCCGCGAGCGCGGGGTGGAGGTGCGCTACACCCCCACCAACGCCGACCCCCCCGCCCGCTGTGGCCTACAGGTGCTCGAGGCCCTGCGCCACGCAGCCCAGGCTTGCGGCCTGCCCTACCTCGAGATGGTCAGCCGCGCCTACCACGACTCGTTGTTCATGGCCCGCATCGCCCCTACCGCCATGCTCTTCATCCCCTGCAAAAACGGCTGGAGCCACCGCCCCGACGAGTACGCCTCCCCCGAGCACATCGAGCAGGGCGTGCGGGTGCTGGCTCACGCGCTGGCGGAGTTGGCGGGAAGCTAA
- the uvrB gene encoding excinuclease ABC subunit UvrB, with protein sequence MFRYQGPEAKGDQPKAIRGLVEALEDGERYVTLLGATGTGKTVTMAQTIAALSRPALVLAPNKVLAAQLAAEFRELFPENAVEYFISYYDYYQPEAYVPGRDLFIEKDAAVNPEIERLRHSTTHSLLTRRDVIVVASVSAIYGLGSPEDYRNMSFVMQVGERWPRDVLIERLVDLQYERGDLQLEAGKFRAKGEVLEVWPAYGTEPIRVELFGEEVERISVMHPVSGERIRDLPGVVLVGATHYATPEWRLKEAIPQIRAELEQRLAELEEQGQILYAQRLKERTLYDLEMLEVMGTCPGIENYSRFLSGKAPGEPPYTLLDYFPKDYIAFLDESHVTVPQLRGMYNGDYMRKKTLVDYGFRLPSALDNRPLRFQEFLERVGQLVFVSATPGPFELENSGRVVEQIIRPTGLLDPKVTVKPAQGQIEDLMGAIKVRAQRKERVLVTVLTVRMAEELTAYLTEHGIRARYLHHELDAFERQALLRDLRLGHFDVLVGINLLREGLDLPEVSLVAILDADKTGFLRSERSLIQTIGRAARNAGGEVYLYAEAVSEAMQAAIDETNRRRALQEAYNAEHGITPQTVQKTVRKVIRPDDYEQAAAEVLLEDPEALAETLGQLELEMWKASEALDFERAMELRDQIRALEARMKGLPEPTTAGKNRRGRRRR encoded by the coding sequence ATGTTCCGCTACCAGGGACCCGAAGCGAAAGGCGACCAGCCGAAGGCCATTAGGGGGCTGGTGGAGGCGCTGGAGGATGGTGAACGTTACGTCACCCTGCTGGGGGCGACGGGGACCGGCAAGACGGTGACGATGGCCCAGACCATCGCCGCCCTAAGCCGTCCGGCGCTGGTGCTCGCACCCAACAAGGTGCTGGCGGCCCAACTGGCCGCCGAGTTTCGCGAGCTCTTCCCCGAGAACGCGGTGGAGTACTTCATCAGCTACTACGACTACTACCAGCCCGAGGCCTACGTGCCGGGGCGCGACCTGTTCATCGAGAAGGACGCGGCGGTCAACCCCGAGATCGAGCGGCTGCGCCACTCGACGACCCACAGCCTGCTGACCCGGCGCGACGTGATCGTGGTGGCCTCGGTCTCGGCCATCTACGGCCTGGGCTCGCCCGAGGACTACCGGAACATGAGCTTCGTGATGCAGGTGGGCGAGCGCTGGCCGCGCGACGTGCTGATCGAGCGGCTGGTGGATTTGCAGTATGAACGCGGCGATTTGCAGCTCGAGGCCGGCAAGTTCCGGGCCAAGGGGGAGGTGCTCGAGGTCTGGCCGGCCTACGGCACCGAGCCCATCCGCGTCGAGCTCTTCGGCGAAGAGGTCGAGCGCATCAGCGTGATGCACCCGGTGAGCGGCGAGCGCATCCGGGACCTGCCCGGCGTGGTGTTGGTGGGGGCTACCCACTACGCCACCCCCGAGTGGCGGCTCAAGGAGGCCATCCCACAGATCCGGGCCGAGCTCGAGCAGCGCCTGGCCGAACTCGAGGAGCAGGGCCAGATCCTCTACGCCCAGCGGCTCAAGGAGCGCACCCTCTACGACCTGGAGATGCTCGAGGTCATGGGTACTTGCCCTGGCATCGAGAACTACAGCCGCTTCCTCAGCGGCAAGGCCCCCGGCGAGCCGCCTTATACCCTGCTGGACTACTTCCCCAAGGACTATATCGCCTTCCTCGACGAGTCGCACGTGACGGTACCGCAGCTTCGCGGCATGTACAACGGCGACTACATGCGCAAGAAGACGCTGGTGGACTACGGCTTCCGCCTGCCCTCGGCGCTGGATAACCGCCCGCTGCGCTTCCAAGAGTTTTTGGAGCGGGTGGGGCAACTGGTCTTCGTCTCGGCCACGCCAGGGCCCTTCGAGCTGGAGAACAGCGGGCGGGTGGTCGAGCAGATCATCCGGCCCACCGGCCTCTTAGACCCCAAGGTCACAGTGAAGCCCGCCCAGGGGCAGATCGAAGACCTCATGGGGGCCATAAAGGTGCGGGCCCAGCGCAAGGAACGGGTGCTGGTCACGGTGCTCACCGTGCGTATGGCCGAAGAGCTCACCGCCTACCTCACCGAGCACGGCATCCGGGCCCGCTACCTGCACCACGAGCTCGATGCCTTCGAGCGCCAGGCACTGCTGCGCGACCTGCGGCTGGGCCACTTCGACGTGCTGGTGGGCATCAACCTGCTGCGCGAGGGGTTGGACCTGCCCGAGGTGAGCCTGGTGGCCATCCTCGACGCCGACAAGACCGGCTTCCTGCGCAGCGAGCGCTCGCTGATCCAGACCATCGGGCGAGCCGCCCGCAACGCAGGGGGTGAGGTCTACCTCTATGCCGAAGCGGTGAGTGAGGCCATGCAGGCCGCCATCGACGAGACCAACCGCCGCCGCGCCCTGCAGGAGGCCTACAACGCCGAGCACGGCATCACCCCCCAGACCGTGCAGAAGACCGTGCGCAAGGTGATCCGGCCCGATGACTACGAGCAGGCCGCCGCCGAGGTGTTGCTGGAGGACCCCGAGGCGCTGGCCGAAACGCTGGGGCAGCTCGAGCTGGAGATGTGGAAGGCCTCGGAAGCGCTCGACTTCGAGCGGGCCATGGAGCTGCGCGACCAGATCCGCGCGCTGGAAGCCCGCATGAAGGGCCTGCCCGAGCCGACCACGGCGGGCAAGAACCGGCGCGGCAGAAGGCGGCGTTAA
- the glmS gene encoding glutamine--fructose-6-phosphate transaminase (isomerizing) → MCGIVGYVGFRNATDVLMEGLKRLEYRGYDSAGVAVKVGGRLEVIKKAGKLSVLGDVLKDEKLPGHFGIGHTRWATHGAPNDPNAHPHTTEDGQIAVIHNGIIENYLPLKEGLLARGHRFSSETDSEVLAHLIEEKYRGDLVEAVRLALSEAYGAYALVVAHQDHEEIVVARTVSPLVIGLGEGENFVASDVPALLPYTRRVIFLHDGDMAVVSREGVRVTDLQGNEVRREVVEVDWSLEAAEKGGYPHYMLKEIYEQPRALENTLGGRLSEARAGVELDLRLDPTRFDRIHLVACGTAYYAGWVGKYLIESLARVPVEIDVASEYRYRDPVVDDRTLVIAISQSGETIDTLEALREAKRKGAGTLGVINAKGSSITREVDDTLYIHAGPEIGVASTKAYMAMLGAMAMLAVWMGRARGVLPEAEARAFLGELRKMPRLVEQTLEKRQEIAHIAEKYHQAADYLFLGRHIQAPTAYEGALKLKEISYIHAEAYPAGEMKHGPIALIDEHLPVVVLTTESPIYEKTLSNIQEVRARGGRVIAVATEGDLEVRRFAQDVIYVPRTHHLLAPMVSVVPLQLLAYETAVLLGRDVDQPRNLAKSVTVE, encoded by the coding sequence ATGTGCGGAATCGTGGGATACGTGGGTTTTAGGAACGCTACCGACGTGTTGATGGAGGGCTTGAAGCGCCTGGAGTACCGGGGCTACGACTCGGCGGGGGTTGCGGTCAAGGTGGGGGGTAGGCTCGAGGTGATCAAGAAGGCGGGCAAGCTCTCGGTGCTGGGCGATGTGCTCAAAGACGAGAAGCTGCCGGGGCACTTCGGCATCGGGCATACCCGCTGGGCCACCCACGGGGCGCCCAACGACCCCAACGCCCACCCCCACACCACCGAGGACGGCCAGATCGCGGTGATCCACAACGGCATCATCGAGAACTACCTGCCGCTGAAGGAGGGCCTGCTGGCGCGGGGTCACCGCTTCAGCTCGGAAACCGACTCCGAGGTGCTGGCCCATCTGATCGAGGAGAAGTACCGGGGCGACCTGGTGGAGGCAGTGCGGCTGGCCCTCTCGGAGGCCTACGGGGCCTATGCGTTGGTGGTGGCCCACCAGGACCACGAGGAGATCGTGGTGGCCCGCACGGTGAGCCCACTGGTGATCGGCCTGGGGGAAGGGGAAAACTTCGTAGCCTCCGACGTGCCCGCCCTGCTGCCCTACACCCGCCGGGTGATCTTCTTGCACGACGGCGATATGGCGGTGGTGAGCCGGGAGGGCGTCAGGGTCACCGACCTGCAAGGAAACGAGGTGCGGCGGGAAGTGGTGGAGGTGGACTGGAGCCTCGAGGCTGCCGAGAAGGGCGGCTACCCCCACTACATGCTCAAGGAAATCTACGAGCAGCCGCGCGCGCTGGAGAACACCCTGGGCGGGCGTCTGTCCGAGGCGCGTGCGGGCGTCGAGCTGGATTTGCGCCTTGATCCCACCCGCTTCGACCGGATCCACCTCGTGGCCTGTGGTACGGCCTACTACGCGGGCTGGGTGGGCAAGTACCTCATCGAAAGCCTGGCCCGCGTGCCGGTCGAGATCGATGTGGCCAGTGAGTACCGTTACCGTGATCCGGTGGTAGACGACAGGACCCTGGTCATCGCCATCAGCCAGTCGGGGGAGACCATCGATACCCTCGAGGCCCTGCGCGAGGCCAAGCGCAAGGGGGCGGGAACGCTGGGCGTGATCAACGCCAAGGGCAGCAGCATCACCCGCGAGGTCGACGACACACTCTACATCCACGCCGGGCCCGAGATCGGGGTGGCCTCGACCAAGGCCTACATGGCCATGCTGGGCGCGATGGCCATGCTGGCGGTGTGGATGGGCCGGGCTCGGGGCGTCCTCCCAGAGGCAGAGGCCAGGGCCTTTTTGGGCGAGCTGCGCAAGATGCCCCGGTTGGTGGAACAAACCTTAGAAAAACGCCAGGAGATTGCGCACATCGCCGAAAAGTACCATCAGGCCGCCGACTACCTTTTCCTGGGCCGCCACATCCAGGCCCCTACCGCCTACGAGGGGGCCTTGAAGCTCAAGGAGATCAGCTACATCCACGCCGAGGCCTACCCGGCTGGCGAGATGAAGCACGGCCCCATTGCCCTCATCGACGAGCACTTGCCGGTGGTGGTGCTCACCACCGAGAGTCCCATCTACGAGAAGACCCTCTCCAACATCCAGGAGGTGCGGGCGCGGGGCGGGCGGGTGATCGCGGTGGCCACCGAGGGCGACCTCGAGGTCCGTCGTTTCGCTCAGGACGTGATCTACGTGCCCCGCACCCATCACCTGCTGGCCCCCATGGTCTCGGTGGTTCCCCTGCAACTGCTGGCCTACGAGACCGCGGTGCTGCTGGGGCGAGACGTGGACCAGCCGCGCAACCTGGCTAAGAGCGTGACGGTCGAGTAG